A window of Microcystis aeruginosa FD4 contains these coding sequences:
- a CDS encoding cation:proton antiporter, translated as MDPSFALTLQIVITVVAGITAQVIAEYLKVPSIVFLLIFGIALGSDGWEILQPQSLGIGLEVLVALSVAIILFEGGLSLSGRELGRVSGSLRNLVTLGTSITLMGGGMAAHWLGEFPWPIAFLYASLVVVTGPTVIGPLLKQVAVDRRVATLLEGEGVLIDPVGAILAVVVLNTIIDSHSRPMEIITGLTLRLGIGAAIGIAGGGLLSFIIKTCNFLTFELKNLVVLAGVWGLFGLSQFSRSESGLMAVVMAGIVLKAAAVPDERLLRRFKGQLTTLCVSVLFILLAADLSIASVIALGWGSVLTVLVLMLVVRPLSVALCTLKSDLNWRHKLFIAWVAPRGIVSASVASLFAILLTRAGINGGEAIKALVFLTILMTVFIQGLTARWVAKGLKITSSAATGAVIVGCNPLGRLIGSLFQEQGETVVLIDTDAAACQQAKEEGLTVLQSSALDTKILQEAGIESMGTFLVLTNNSEVNLVLAQRAREEFHPPRVLAAFAGTPNPDKNKVNQVFLPSFSVKEWNQYLDDNQIKLGKTIFKGNDLSEQQTRLTKLIENGELLPLLLRRDNSLQVVTEREEWRTGDELIYILRDLRPQLLKRLSGTVRTRLSLEILPEVEIATSR; from the coding sequence ATGGATCCATCTTTCGCCCTTACCCTGCAAATTGTCATCACTGTGGTGGCGGGGATTACAGCCCAAGTCATCGCTGAATACCTGAAAGTTCCCAGTATTGTCTTCCTGCTCATTTTTGGGATTGCTTTAGGGTCCGATGGTTGGGAAATTTTACAGCCCCAAAGTCTGGGAATTGGCTTAGAAGTCCTTGTTGCCCTCTCCGTGGCGATTATCCTATTTGAAGGCGGTTTAAGCTTAAGCGGACGGGAATTAGGGCGAGTTTCTGGCAGTTTACGCAATCTTGTCACCCTCGGTACTTCCATCACTCTTATGGGTGGCGGTATGGCAGCCCACTGGTTGGGGGAATTTCCCTGGCCGATCGCATTTCTTTACGCTTCTTTAGTGGTGGTAACTGGTCCGACGGTGATCGGGCCTTTGCTGAAGCAAGTAGCCGTAGATCGACGGGTGGCGACGCTTTTGGAAGGGGAAGGGGTATTAATCGACCCTGTGGGCGCAATTTTAGCCGTAGTGGTGCTAAATACGATTATTGATAGTCATTCCCGCCCCATGGAAATTATCACCGGTTTAACCCTGCGTTTAGGTATCGGGGCGGCGATCGGCATTGCTGGAGGCGGATTGTTAAGTTTTATTATAAAAACTTGCAATTTTCTGACTTTTGAGTTAAAGAATCTCGTGGTTTTAGCGGGAGTCTGGGGATTATTTGGTTTATCACAATTTAGTCGCAGTGAATCGGGGTTAATGGCGGTGGTAATGGCGGGAATTGTGCTAAAAGCGGCGGCAGTTCCCGATGAGCGGTTATTAAGGCGTTTTAAGGGTCAATTAACGACTCTTTGCGTGTCGGTACTGTTTATTTTACTAGCGGCGGATCTTTCGATCGCCAGTGTGATCGCTTTGGGTTGGGGTAGTGTCCTGACGGTGTTAGTCTTGATGCTGGTGGTGCGTCCCCTGAGTGTGGCTCTGTGTACCCTAAAAAGTGACCTAAATTGGCGACATAAGTTATTTATCGCTTGGGTTGCCCCTAGGGGAATCGTTTCCGCTTCTGTAGCTTCTTTATTTGCCATTTTACTGACTCGTGCCGGTATTAATGGCGGTGAAGCGATCAAAGCTTTAGTCTTTTTAACAATTTTAATGACGGTTTTTATTCAGGGATTAACGGCGCGTTGGGTGGCAAAAGGACTAAAAATCACTTCTTCTGCGGCAACAGGGGCAGTAATCGTCGGTTGTAATCCCCTAGGTCGCTTAATCGGTTCTTTATTCCAAGAACAAGGGGAAACCGTGGTTTTAATCGATACGGATGCCGCAGCCTGTCAGCAAGCAAAAGAAGAGGGTTTGACGGTGCTGCAGAGTAGCGCACTTGATACAAAAATACTGCAAGAAGCCGGCATCGAATCCATGGGGACTTTTCTGGTTTTGACTAATAATAGCGAGGTTAATCTGGTTTTAGCCCAAAGAGCTAGGGAGGAATTTCATCCTCCCCGGGTGTTGGCTGCCTTTGCGGGAACCCCCAACCCAGATAAAAATAAGGTTAATCAGGTTTTTCTGCCTAGTTTTTCGGTCAAGGAATGGAATCAGTATTTAGACGATAATCAGATTAAATTGGGTAAAACTATCTTTAAAGGCAATGATTTGAGCGAACAACAAACCAGATTGACTAAATTAATCGAAAATGGCGAACTGCTCCCCCTACTATTGCGTCGCGATAATTCCCTACAGGTAGTCACAGAAAGGGAAGAATGGCGCACCGGAGACGAATTAATCTATATTCTGCGCGATTTACGCCCACAACTGCTTAAACGTCTTTCTGGCACTGTCAGAACCCGTTTATCTTTAGAAATTTTACCCGAAGTGGAAATCGCTACGAGTAGATAG
- a CDS encoding type II toxin-antitoxin system HicA family toxin produces the protein MSELPPIAGRQVVKALGKIGYELDRQRGSHIILRQKAYPYRRITIPDHREVAKGTLRAIIRQAGLTVAEFKTLL, from the coding sequence ATGAGTGAACTTCCTCCTATCGCTGGTCGCCAAGTGGTTAAAGCACTGGGCAAGATTGGCTACGAATTAGATCGGCAGCGAGGAAGTCATATCATACTCAGACAAAAAGCCTATCCCTATCGACGCATCACCATCCCTGACCATCGAGAAGTGGCTAAGGGAACACTGAGAGCTATCATTCGTCAAGCGGGATTGACAGTGGCAGAGTTTAAAACTCTCCTTTAG
- the dcm gene encoding DNA (cytosine-5-)-methyltransferase: MVKFIDLFAGIGGFRIAFENLGCQCVFSSEWNKFSRKTYEANFNDSPDGDITLIPALTIPDHDILTAGFPCQPFSIAGVTKHNALGTRHGFDHPTQGTLFFEVVRIIREKRPKAFILENVKNLQSHDKGKTFEVIKNTLAEDLNYHIYYQVIDARSLVPQNRKRIFIVGFEKPSRFMFPEIPDIHPKIKDILEGEVNSKYTLTDHLWDYLQKYADKHKEKGNGFGYGLVNLEGIARTLSARYYKDGSEILIPQQGKNPRRLTPRECARLMGFPEKFIIPVSDNQAYKQFGNAVVPPVVEAIGREILLSLNNPILDQKNSLDSSRKNPIIKQLELALVF, encoded by the coding sequence ATGGTCAAATTTATTGATTTATTTGCTGGCATTGGGGGCTTTAGAATAGCTTTTGAAAATCTGGGTTGTCAGTGTGTTTTTTCATCGGAGTGGAATAAATTTTCTCGAAAAACCTACGAAGCTAATTTTAACGATAGTCCCGACGGAGATATTACTTTAATTCCCGCTTTAACAATACCAGATCATGATATATTGACGGCTGGGTTTCCCTGTCAGCCTTTTAGCATAGCTGGAGTAACTAAACACAATGCGTTAGGTACTCGTCATGGGTTTGATCATCCCACTCAAGGAACACTTTTTTTCGAGGTTGTCAGAATTATTCGAGAAAAAAGACCGAAAGCATTTATTTTGGAAAATGTCAAAAATTTACAGAGTCATGACAAGGGTAAAACATTTGAAGTGATTAAAAATACCCTAGCAGAGGATTTAAATTATCATATTTATTATCAGGTAATAGATGCTCGTTCTCTTGTTCCCCAGAACAGAAAAAGAATTTTTATTGTTGGGTTTGAGAAACCTAGCCGATTTATGTTTCCAGAAATACCAGATATTCATCCTAAAATTAAAGATATTCTTGAAGGGGAAGTTAATAGTAAATATACTTTAACAGATCATCTCTGGGATTACTTACAGAAGTATGCTGATAAACATAAAGAAAAAGGGAATGGTTTCGGTTATGGATTAGTTAACTTAGAGGGGATTGCCAGAACTTTGAGTGCTAGATATTATAAAGATGGTTCCGAAATTTTGATACCTCAACAGGGAAAAAATCCCCGTCGTTTAACACCAAGAGAATGTGCAAGATTGATGGGATTTCCTGAAAAATTCATTATTCCTGTCTCTGATAATCAAGCTTATAAACAGTTTGGTAATGCGGTTGTACCCCCTGTGGTGGAGGCAATAGGAAGGGAGATATTGCTAAGTCTGAATAATCCTATTTTAGATCAGAAAAATTCCCTTGATTCATCCCGCAAAAATCCAATTATCAAACAATTAGAACTTGCCCTAGTTTTTTAG
- the ald gene encoding alanine dehydrogenase gives MEIGVPKEIKDQEFRVGLSPSSLRVLNDRGHRVFVETAAGLGAGFSDEDYQKAGAKIVEKAAQVWDKPLVVKVKEPLKAEYGFLNKEALLFTYLHLAAERSLTEALIESGTTAIAYETVELADGRLPLLTPMSVIAGRLSVQFGARYLEKQQGGRGVLLGGFPGVSPGQVVILGGGVVGTEAARIAVGMGAKVTILDINVERLAYLETLFGSRVELLYSSLAQVEDVVPRADLLIGAVLVLGKRAPTLVSRSLVAKMRPGSVIVDVAVDQGGCVETLRATSHSQPTYLESGVVHYGVPNMPGAVPWTATQALNNSTLPYVIKLADHGVKALEQDVSLAKGLNVANHRLIHPAVREVFPDLI, from the coding sequence ATGGAAATAGGTGTTCCCAAAGAGATTAAAGATCAAGAGTTTCGCGTCGGTTTGAGTCCCAGTAGTTTGCGTGTACTCAATGATCGCGGTCACAGGGTATTTGTGGAAACGGCCGCCGGATTGGGTGCCGGATTCAGCGATGAGGATTACCAAAAAGCCGGGGCCAAAATTGTGGAAAAAGCAGCGCAAGTTTGGGATAAACCGCTAGTTGTCAAGGTAAAAGAGCCGCTTAAGGCAGAATACGGCTTTTTAAATAAGGAAGCTCTCCTATTCACCTATTTACACCTAGCGGCCGAGCGCTCTTTAACGGAAGCATTAATTGAGTCGGGAACAACTGCGATCGCCTACGAAACTGTCGAGCTTGCCGATGGTCGCTTGCCTCTCTTAACTCCCATGAGTGTTATTGCTGGTCGTCTTTCGGTACAATTTGGGGCCCGCTATCTGGAAAAACAACAGGGAGGTAGGGGAGTTTTACTGGGGGGTTTCCCCGGGGTGAGTCCTGGACAAGTGGTTATCCTTGGTGGGGGTGTGGTGGGTACGGAAGCGGCCAGAATTGCCGTCGGTATGGGGGCAAAAGTAACTATTTTAGATATTAACGTCGAGCGCTTGGCCTATTTAGAAACTTTATTCGGTTCCCGGGTGGAATTGCTTTATAGTAGCCTAGCACAAGTAGAAGATGTGGTTCCTAGGGCCGATTTATTGATTGGGGCAGTGCTAGTCTTAGGAAAACGAGCGCCGACTCTGGTTTCTCGCTCGTTAGTCGCCAAAATGCGCCCTGGTTCCGTAATTGTCGATGTGGCAGTGGACCAAGGCGGCTGCGTGGAAACCCTGCGGGCCACTTCCCACAGTCAACCGACTTACCTGGAGTCGGGAGTAGTACATTATGGAGTGCCTAATATGCCTGGGGCAGTACCCTGGACGGCAACTCAAGCTTTAAATAATAGTACCCTACCCTACGTTATTAAATTAGCCGACCATGGGGTAAAAGCCTTGGAGCAAGATGTTTCCCTCGCTAAGGGGTTAAATGTCGCCAATCATCGGTTAATTCATCCTGCTGTGCGCGAAGTTTTTCCCGATTTGATTTGA
- a CDS encoding DUF3181 family protein: protein MANTTQDIENLAAQIGDNIYIDVAKWHLYLREAHLHSVVAEKVFPLLENDSLSENAVMSILREIKVTLGGGHLQVSLADLLPSKCQIDLIDLLEEYQKSR from the coding sequence ATGGCTAACACAACTCAGGACATCGAAAATCTGGCGGCCCAAATCGGCGACAATATCTACATTGACGTGGCTAAATGGCATCTGTATCTCCGGGAAGCACATTTACACAGCGTCGTTGCCGAAAAAGTCTTCCCTTTGCTCGAAAACGACAGTTTAAGCGAGAATGCAGTCATGTCTATCCTGCGGGAGATAAAAGTCACCCTCGGAGGTGGTCATCTGCAAGTTTCTCTAGCGGATTTGTTACCCAGCAAATGTCAGATAGATTTAATCGATTTGCTCGAAGAATACCAAAAAAGTCGCTAA
- a CDS encoding BsaWI family type II restriction enzyme encodes MSDIYSFNSQENKLIETIKNAYYMQPVISKIDAILEIQDVEIYQNAFNYLYEVIQGSQEEVETIIKQRKLQGLIKDEKQTAKAVVGNIFPYAVIYIFLKNKEIKNIDQHIYITNKKSAVRGFENISTIKLGDGEQQKPDCDLIIYSYNNSAKISDGNNQEIPYPKCIILSLKTSLRERAAQTYKWKLLLEIANDHGSKIKEKYGINYNVPEIPLICFVTVNFYNEINNPQQRGMLKFFDKAFLAKNINKELQDFISPLSELLDFVRDFFK; translated from the coding sequence ATGAGTGATATCTATAGTTTTAATTCTCAGGAAAATAAATTGATCGAGACAATTAAGAATGCTTATTATATGCAACCTGTCATCTCGAAAATAGATGCTATTTTAGAAATTCAAGATGTGGAGATATATCAAAATGCTTTCAATTATCTCTATGAAGTTATTCAAGGTTCGCAAGAGGAAGTAGAAACAATTATTAAACAAAGAAAGCTTCAGGGATTGATTAAAGATGAAAAACAAACTGCCAAAGCTGTGGTAGGAAACATATTTCCCTATGCGGTTATCTATATTTTTCTCAAAAATAAGGAAATCAAGAATATTGATCAACATATTTATATAACTAATAAAAAATCTGCTGTTCGAGGATTTGAAAATATATCGACTATTAAATTGGGTGATGGAGAACAACAAAAACCAGATTGTGATTTGATTATTTATTCTTATAATAATTCTGCAAAGATAAGTGATGGTAATAATCAAGAAATACCCTATCCTAAATGTATAATTTTATCGTTAAAAACTTCTTTGCGAGAAAGAGCGGCACAAACCTATAAATGGAAACTTTTGCTAGAAATAGCTAATGACCATGGCTCTAAAATTAAGGAAAAATACGGCATTAACTATAATGTTCCAGAAATTCCTCTTATCTGTTTTGTTACAGTTAATTTTTACAACGAAATTAACAATCCTCAACAACGAGGAATGTTAAAATTTTTTGATAAAGCATTTTTGGCAAAAAACATTAATAAAGAATTGCAAGATTTTATTAGTCCTCTATCAGAATTATTGGACTTTGTTAGAGATTTTTTCAAATAG
- a CDS encoding type II toxin-antitoxin system HicB family antitoxin, whose translation MKYRVLIEQDEDGIYVAEVPSLPGCISQGNTREELLANIQEAIALYLESLEAHNEPIPPPISEELVEVEL comes from the coding sequence ATGAAATATCGCGTCTTAATTGAGCAAGATGAAGATGGCATTTATGTGGCTGAAGTTCCCTCCCTACCCGGCTGTATTTCTCAAGGCAATACCCGGGAAGAGTTACTCGCCAACATTCAGGAAGCAATTGCTTTATATCTAGAAAGCCTAGAAGCGCACAATGAACCGATTCCACCACCAATTTCTGAGGAACTGGTAGAGGTTGAATTATGA